TTTGAAGGCAAAGAAATTCTTGGAATGAATGCCATTTGCTCATCCTATGATGGTAAGAATAGCAAAAAACAAGTTACTATTGAacataatatacaaatataagGCAGGATGTTTCAACTTATTACTAAatcagatttttcctttttctagaaGAAAATTAGTTATAGAGTTCTTCAAAATTTGTAAGAAGCTCACTGTTAAACTATCAGAAGCTCACTGTTAAACTATCAGGTAAAGAGATACAAATGATCAGCTAAATTAGGAGAAAAAGTAGATACCCTTTCAAAATTAATAACAGGAAAATTAGAATATTTTGAGGAAACTACCTTATAGGCATAGCGTAAACTCAAATCTTCGTCCTTGTATTCTGCAGTACAAATCCCATCTAGCATTTGAGTTTTGAATATCCCACTAACAGATAACCTCctctttaattcttcctcttcatCCTCCTCTTTCTCCTCAAATGAAAATTCGCCTAGTGGAAACTTAAGGGTTGCTCTAGGCTGCAGTAGCAGAAGAATGAAACTTAAATACCATAATTTTCATAGACTGATGACCAATATAAGCAAAAAAAGTCCAAGAAATCTAGCTTAACATGTATTTGTACTGTATGCCCTACAGCACAAGAATATGTGGCTCATGATATAAATTTCAGATGCAAAGCACTCTCAAACCAATCTCACCATGCCAACAGATGGAACAGCGGATGACAGCTCAAGTTTCAAACCTGGAGTGACAAGATCTGCAATCATTGACACCTCTCCTTGCTGAGCCTGCAAAGAAGTAAATAAAGGGTGTAAACAGACCAGCATAGCGCAGATGCTATATACCCCAGAAAGAAAACAAGGGAAGAAATTACAGGTATCGTGTACCGGTTGCAAAATTTCCACCTCAAATATCACGAAAAATATACATCACACCGTAGATTGAAGCAAAAGCTAAATAAGGTGAAATCTTTAACTTCCACAGCAGTTGAAAATCCGAGCTTTGCTCACAGATTAATGCTCAAGTTGAAAGTTAACATTGCTAAATCATGGTAGTAACCAAATAGGTATATTTTTTACTTAGACAAGGAAAAGAGGAGATTGGGATGTTGAATACAGAAAAAATGAAGCTGAACTTAGTTTATCCATCAAAGCACAGAATTACATGATCTTTACTGGCCCAAAAGAATCTCTTTCTTTATTATCTGATTCAGAGAACACAGCTTGCTTTTAGTTTCATACTTAATCATGTCACTTTTTGACTTATCACATAACTCGACTCTCAATAATTACAAGCACAAAAACAAACTTTATGACCAATTACAGGAGAATCCAAATATTGACTTCCAAACTCCTGTCCCACAAAAACAAACTGCAGAAAGCTGCAATATTGCATATTTGACCAAAAGAATATATCACAAAAGAATCTACTTTTCCACTTAAAATTCTCAAGTTCTGAGAAGCCAGTTTACAGTAACTATTAGAACTTCATCCATTTAACTCATTGCCAGAGTATGTAAAAGCAACTAGTAATAATTCCGAAACTATTCATGAGTCCTGCCCATTAGGTCTAAAATCCATGGTGAAATTATTTAAGTCAACTAATTCATGGCAACAATTCAAATTAATTCATgaaaaatgaagcaaaattactgcaatacaaaaaaaaaaatggcagtAATATTATACTTTGACGTCATGAGTGGCTTTGAATTGAAGAGCAGGTCCAACATCAAAACCTCCGTTGACAAGGGCGTTTTTTTCCTCGATATCATAGTTAAGAGACAAGTACTTGGAAGTAAAAGCCAGCTGAGGGTCGGAGATTTCCCCCTTGCCGTCATTCTGAAACGAGAATTTCAACTTGGCCAAGCTATCCAGCAACTTGCAGGAGATCTTGTGGAAGAACACCGAGCTCTCACTGTCGTACTCGGAGGTGACCCTAACTTTCGGCCTCCGCCTGAAAAATCCACCATTTCCGCCAGCAGTCCCGACGACTGTTGGCTGTGGCGGTGGACCTGGCGGTGGTAGGGTAGGGTATTGCGGTGGCGGCGGCGGCGGTTCCGGTGGGAAGTCGGAATCCACCATTACTATCCGGTTCATCTGAAGGAAATTGAGATATAGGAGTGGAAGACCAGTGAGCAAAATAGTACtgagtgtgtgagtgtgtgtaaTTTTGTTCGTATTTAGGCGGAAATGTGGATTTGAAGGAATGATTGATGccacctttttttctttttctttttctttttttttcttttttcttttgagaaatgcaattttatatttttttaaagtgcaaattaatattaatattcATGTGACAAAGTTTTATTTGTCCAACACATTTTTATGGAAGAATTTATTGAAGAAGACATCACCATGTTGATTAATTATAATTAATAAAGAGTGCACAACTTTTTCATAATTTATTGTATCGaaaatttttgctaattttttaaaagaaaatatacacTACTACTCGATACACAcactcataaaaaaaaaaattgcatttgtTTTACCAATTAGGCATGGATACAAATGTTTGGATAAGAGATCATTTGacatattatttgaaataattaatgtaacactttttatgatgtgatatacgtgagataaaaaagtaaattgaaaaataaatttatgaTGCAAACAAAGTATTATTTGACAAAACTTAACTATCCAAACACGGTCGAATTTTCATAAGATTTGTATTAACCTTTTCTAATTATGTTTTAAAACCTAttgttgcatcaatttttttaGATTAAGTTACAATCATTGGTTTCATACTTCAATGTCCAACATTTCCATGATAATCCCAATGCTCTTAACctttttgccatttttttttatttttttgacaaatacCTATtttgcaaatgaatttttttagtttttattcaaaattttactgtaatttatTGTAGAAGTTGTAGGAAAAATTTGTAAGATgtaaaactttttcttttcagttcttttctttttctttcttgttctttttccttttctttttctttctttttttctcctattctttttctttcctctccacTTCTTCTTCCTTATCTCACCAATTGCGGGGCACTGTGGAgtagcaacaaaaaaaaaaatttccgcTTTTTCCGCTTTTTCCTCTTTCCCTTTTCCCCTCCCTCTCCTCCTCTCCTTCCCTCTTCCCCAGCACCTCTCTCCTCCCCCCCCTCTCCCCCTCCCCACTACGTAGATCGCCTGGTCGCGCGGCCAGATTGGACGGGGGGAGGGAAGGGTGGTGGGGGGAGGGAGAGGGAACAAGAGAGGTGGTGGAGAAGAAAGGAGAAAATGGGAACAGGAGAGAGAAAGGAGGAGAAGAAGtgggagaagagagaaaaaaaacttAAATTAGTCGGTGTTGGAAGAGATGGTCGACATTGGAAGAGGTGATCGGCGTCGGAGGTAGTGGTGGATTGATgtggggaggaagaagaagaaaagaggataggaaatattttttgtgtgttttgggcTACTATTATTGCATCAATTTTTGTGCTACTAttgttgcatcaatttttttaGATTTCCCCTCCCCCTTTCCTTCA
This Coffea arabica cultivar ET-39 chromosome 3e, Coffea Arabica ET-39 HiFi, whole genome shotgun sequence DNA region includes the following protein-coding sequences:
- the LOC113735208 gene encoding outer envelope pore protein 37, chloroplastic, which gives rise to MNRIVMVDSDFPPEPPPPPPQYPTLPPPGPPPQPTVVGTAGGNGGFFRRRPKVRVTSEYDSESSVFFHKISCKLLDSLAKLKFSFQNDGKGEISDPQLAFTSKYLSLNYDIEEKNALVNGGFDVGPALQFKATHDVKAQQGEVSMIADLVTPGLKLELSSAVPSVGMPRATLKFPLGEFSFEEKEEDEEEELKRRLSVSGIFKTQMLDGICTAEYKDEDLSLRYAYKDEQMAFIPRISLPSNTVSFALKRRFGPSDKLSYWYNFDSNDWSTVYKHTVGKDLKFKAGYDSEVRLGWASLWVGEEDGKAKTAPMKIKVQFMLQVPQDDIKSSALMFRVKKRWDI